AGCCACCAGCCGACCACCAGCCGCATGATCACGAGCCAGTAGGCCAGCCACGGTCCCGATACGCCGAACGTTACCTCTCGTCCCAGCAGTCGTGTGTCTATCTGTTCTGGCACAGCTATCACTCCGGTGAACGTCTCAAAACGCTAGGTATTAAACGCTCGGGCCGGCACGGACGAATCAGAGAAAGGGCTTGTCGTGGGTCGCTTACGGGTTCTGGGCACGAACTGGTGGAAAGGAGACCCCTCTGAACGACCGATAGGTCCGTCGAGTAGTACGAACGGCGATCACTCGTCGTCCGGTCCGTAGCTCGACGCGTAGCCGGCGTCGTCGGCCCCCTCGCGCTGGCGCATGCTCTGTCGGGTGAATTGGGGAGTCGCACGCAGTCCCTTCGACCGGCGGAACGACAGGTAGGTGACTCCAGCGACCGCAAGCGTCCCGACGCCCGCGACAGCCGTCGCTTCGACCGTCGAGGCGGCGTACAGCAGCGCCGTCGAGAGGGTCCCACTGGCGAGGATCATGCCGAGAATCAGACGGCGGGTCATCCGTTCGAGGACGCCGTCCGAGTCCTCGATGTCGGCCCGGACGTGCAGGTCCTCGCGTTCGATCCGGTCGAGCGCGGACTCCAGTTTCGGCGGCACCCGGACCATCGACTCGGCGGCGTCCCGGACCTCGTCGGCCCGGTCCCGGGCGTACTGCTTCGCGCCGGCAGCGATGTGGCCCTCCTCCCGGAGGTACTCCGTCGCGACCGTGATGAAATCGAAGTCCGGGTCCAGCGTCACGCACACACCCTCGACGACCGTGGCGACGCGCAACACGAGTGCGAGGTTCGCCGGGAGTCGGAGCGGGAACTCGTAGATCGTGTCTTCGACCTGCTGGATGATCTGCTGGACGCGGTACTGTTCGAGGTCCTCGCCGCGGGCGTCGGCGATGGCCAGCTCCATCACCTCGCCCATCACCTGCCGGTCGGCCTCGGGGCTCAGCGTCCCCATCTCGATCAGCGCGTCGAGGATGGCGTCGATGTCCTGGCTCGCGACGGCCGCGTAGAAGTCGACGATCCGGTCCTGCACGAAGGGGTCGACCCGCCCGGACATCCCGAAGTCGTAGAACACGAGCGTCCCGTCGGACTGCACCGCGAGGTTCCCCGGATGCGGGTCGGCGTGGAAGACGCCGTCGTCGATGATCATCTGGAGGTAGCTGCGCTGGAGCGTCTCGGCGAGTTCGGTCCGGTCGACCGACAGCTCGTCGAGTTCCTCCACGTCGTTGATCTTCGTTCCGGGGAGGTACTCCATGGTCAACACCCGGTTCGTCGAGTGGGTCTCGACGACGCCGGGGATGCGGATGCGGTCGTTGTCGGCGAAGTTGCCGCGGATCTCGGTGAGCATCTCCGCTTCCCGGCCGTAGTCCATCTCCTCGCGGATCGTCTTCGAGAACTCGTCGGCCAGCGTCTCCAGGGAGAACGAGCGCGTCTCGCCGACGAAGTACATCAGGATCGGGAGCGACCAGCGGATCGCCCGCAGGTCGGCCTCGACGAGGTCCTCGATACCGGGGCGTCGGATCTTCACCGCGACGGCGTCGCCGTCGACCTCGGCGCGGTACACCTGTCCGAGACTGGCCCCGCTGATGGCCTCGTCCTCGAAGTCGTCGAAGGCCTCGTCGACGGGACCGACCTCGTCTTCGAGGACGGTCCGGGCCTCGTCCCACGGCGCTGGCGGCACCCGATCTTGCAGCTGGGCGAACTCGTCGATGTATTCGGGCGGGAGGATGTCCGGCCGCGTCGACAACAGCTGCCCCAGTTTGATGAACGTCGGCCCCAGCGTCAGCAGCGAGTCCAGCAGCCGGCCGGCGCGGCGGCGGCGCTGTTCGGGAGTGACGTCTCTGGAGCGCCCGAAGAGGAGAAACCGGTTCCGGTCCCGTGCGTAGGACAGCCCCAGCGGGAGGAAGTGACGAACGACGACGACGAACCGCCAGTAGGCGCGGAGATTCACCGGTGTGCCACCCCGTGATCAGGCGTCCTCGACGGGGATCGTCGTCTCGGTCCCGACACCGGCCTTCGGCAGCCTGAGTTCGAAGACGCCGCGGTCGATCGTCCCCTCGGCACCCGTCCCCGTCGCGTCCGGCGGAAGCGGGAGCTCTGCGTCCAGAAAGAGCGAGCGGTCCTCCTCGACGTAGCGGAACTCCGAGCCCACGTCTTTCGCGCGCTGGGCCTCGATCACGATGGTCCCTCCGTCGACGCTGACGTCGAGCGTGTCGGCAGTGACGCCTGGAAGGTCGACGACCAGCAGGTAGGCGTCGTCCGATTCGAGCACGTCGGCGAACACCGAGGCGGGGAGATCCCCCAGGGCGTCACGGAGCGCTGACATACACGGTGGTTGGGAATGGTGGGCGAAAAAGGCCGCGGTCGCGGCCAGAAACGGTGTCGGGACGGCTCCTCGCCGGCCGGTCTGCGCGCCACTGGTCGTCGCTGACGGGACGGACACGGCCGGACTTTTGTTCACAGCGTCGAACAGAGAGACATGACCGACGCCACAGACGACCTGACGGCGACCGCCGACGCCCGCGACACGCTCACGACGCTCGTCGAGCCCGTCGAACGCACCGACACCGTCCCGCTGTCGGTCGCGGAAGGGCGCGTGCTCGCCGAGGAGCTGGTGGCCCGCGAGAGCAGTCCCGCCGACGGGATCGCGGTCGACGACCGGCTCTTTGCTCCGGGCCACCGCCTGCGCTCGACGGACCTCGGGCTCCTGAAAGTGGCCGGCATCGACGACCTACTTGCCGTCCAGCGCCCGACTGTCGGCATCGTCCCGACCGGCGACGAGCTCGTCCAGCGCGAGGCAAGCGCGGGCGAGCGCGTCGAGACGACGGCGTTCACGCTCTCCCAGCACGTCGACCGCTGGGGCGGGAAGGTGACCTACCGCGACACCGTCGGCGAGGACCGCCACGCGCTCCGGGCGGCGATCCAGCGGGATCTGACCCGCGACGCGCTGGTCGTGACCGGCGTGACGGCGAGCGATCTCGTCCACGAGGTCGTCGCGGACCTCGGATCGATCCACGTCGACGGCGTCGCTAGCGATCCGGGCCAGACGGTCGCCGTCGCCACCGTCGAGGAGCGGCCGGTCCTGCTCGTACCGGAGTCACCGGTCGACTGTCTCGTCGCCGCCGTCCAGTTGCTCCGTCCGCTCGTCGCCGAACTCTCGGGCGCACCGCTGCCCGCTCACGCACACCACCACGCCGCGCTGTCGGAGCCAGTCGAGAGCGCGCCCGGCGTCAGGACCCTCGTTCCGGTCGAGCTGGCCGACCACGTGGCGACTCCGCTTGGCGACGGCGAGCCAACGCTTCGGGACGTGAGCCGGGCCGACGGCTGGGTCACTGTCGAAGAGAGCGACGACGGACTGGCCGCCGAAGCGTCGGTCGGCGTGATCGACTGGGAACACGCCTGAGACGGACTATCGTCGATCGTTCCTGGATCGACAAGCATCCGTACGAGCTCAGCTCATCTCGCCGAATCCGGTGACGCGGCGGTCACCGAGGACACACTGGCCGCGCTCCGCGGGATCGTAGCGCTCGACGTGGATCGCGTCGAGCCCGGCGTTCCAGGCGGCACCGATGTCGTCGGGGTCGTCGCCGGCCAGAACCCCCTCGTGGCCGTCGTGGGCGACGCCGAGGTCCGTCATCGCCATCTCGACGGGCGTGGGATCGGGCTTCCAGCCGGTCTCGTCAGAACAGCACACGACCGTGTCGAACCAGTCTCGGATGTCGAGTCGCTCCAGCACGGGATCCGTGAGGTACGGCTGGCAGTGCGTGACCACGCCGACCGGCGCGTCGATCTCGCAGATGAACGACTCGGCGTCGTCGTAGAGATACGTCGCACCCGCACGGTCGCCGGGCTGCTCGACCTCGTGGAACGTCTCCCAGAACCGCTCGGGGTCGACGCCGCGCCTGCGCAGGACGCGTTCCCGGACGCCGCCGAGGCCGTACCAGAGAATTTCTGCCTCCCGCTCGGTGAAGGAGACGCCGAGTCGGTCGCCGACCGCCGACACGACCGTCGACGGGTACGACGGCTCGATGTCGACGATAGTCCCGTCGAGATCGAACAGCCAGAAGTCGTAGTCGGTGCGGGCCATCGCGACTGCGTTCGTACGATCGCAACGAGTAAATAGCTTCTGGGCCGGCGAGCCGTTCAGAGACCGGCTACGACGCCGTAGCCGTCGGCTACTCCGATGTGACCCTGATCGAGCTTCCCAGGTACTTCCGGAGCACTTCGGTGACGGACTCGGCGTTGAAAAGCGCCAGGTCGTCCGCGATCGCGGCTTTCAGTGCCGCGAGATAGGCCTCGTCGGTCTGGAGTTCCTGAAAGCGCACGTCGTCGACCGGCACGCCGAGCGCGTCCTCGGTCTCTGTCCGGAGGAACGCGGGGTCGTTTAGCTCCCCGCGCCAGCAGTTGTCCCGGAAGAACAGCCACCCGTCGTCGCCGGGCTGGGCCGCCTCCTT
Above is a genomic segment from Halomicrobium sp. LC1Hm containing:
- the lwrS gene encoding LWR-salt protein; this encodes MSQQPAGGDGDDGSARYVFRATVRLDPDRPDLTAEPSTVETVLYKEAAQPGDDGWLFFRDNCWRGELNDPAFLRTETEDALGVPVDDVRFQELQTDEAYLAALKAAIADDLALFNAESVTEVLRKYLGSSIRVTSE
- a CDS encoding molybdopterin-binding protein; amino-acid sequence: MTDATDDLTATADARDTLTTLVEPVERTDTVPLSVAEGRVLAEELVARESSPADGIAVDDRLFAPGHRLRSTDLGLLKVAGIDDLLAVQRPTVGIVPTGDELVQREASAGERVETTAFTLSQHVDRWGGKVTYRDTVGEDRHALRAAIQRDLTRDALVVTGVTASDLVHEVVADLGSIHVDGVASDPGQTVAVATVEERPVLLVPESPVDCLVAAVQLLRPLVAELSGAPLPAHAHHHAALSEPVESAPGVRTLVPVELADHVATPLGDGEPTLRDVSRADGWVTVEESDDGLAAEASVGVIDWEHA
- a CDS encoding AarF/ABC1/UbiB kinase family protein, which encodes MNLRAYWRFVVVVRHFLPLGLSYARDRNRFLLFGRSRDVTPEQRRRRAGRLLDSLLTLGPTFIKLGQLLSTRPDILPPEYIDEFAQLQDRVPPAPWDEARTVLEDEVGPVDEAFDDFEDEAISGASLGQVYRAEVDGDAVAVKIRRPGIEDLVEADLRAIRWSLPILMYFVGETRSFSLETLADEFSKTIREEMDYGREAEMLTEIRGNFADNDRIRIPGVVETHSTNRVLTMEYLPGTKINDVEELDELSVDRTELAETLQRSYLQMIIDDGVFHADPHPGNLAVQSDGTLVFYDFGMSGRVDPFVQDRIVDFYAAVASQDIDAILDALIEMGTLSPEADRQVMGEVMELAIADARGEDLEQYRVQQIIQQVEDTIYEFPLRLPANLALVLRVATVVEGVCVTLDPDFDFITVATEYLREEGHIAAGAKQYARDRADEVRDAAESMVRVPPKLESALDRIEREDLHVRADIEDSDGVLERMTRRLILGMILASGTLSTALLYAASTVEATAVAGVGTLAVAGVTYLSFRRSKGLRATPQFTRQSMRQREGADDAGYASSYGPDDE
- a CDS encoding HAD family hydrolase, coding for MARTDYDFWLFDLDGTIVDIEPSYPSTVVSAVGDRLGVSFTEREAEILWYGLGGVRERVLRRRGVDPERFWETFHEVEQPGDRAGATYLYDDAESFICEIDAPVGVVTHCQPYLTDPVLERLDIRDWFDTVVCCSDETGWKPDPTPVEMAMTDLGVAHDGHEGVLAGDDPDDIGAAWNAGLDAIHVERYDPAERGQCVLGDRRVTGFGEMS
- a CDS encoding Hsp20/alpha crystallin family protein, coding for MSALRDALGDLPASVFADVLESDDAYLLVVDLPGVTADTLDVSVDGGTIVIEAQRAKDVGSEFRYVEEDRSLFLDAELPLPPDATGTGAEGTIDRGVFELRLPKAGVGTETTIPVEDA